In one window of Desulfovibrio sp. UIB00 DNA:
- a CDS encoding CaiB/BaiF CoA-transferase family protein yields the protein MTRHKPLEGVRVVELATYAAAPAALRVLADWGAEVWKVESFDGDPYRRQAPVFNIPLMEDENLSFDMTSLNKKFVALNLKNAEGMKALHSMLENADVLVTSFRQKALDKLGLSYDALKEKYPRLVMAQMFGYGDKGPEKDTAGYDVTCYVARGGILGSFHERGTSPINEPNAFGDYQVALTLASGICAALYAREKTGKGDRVVTSLFHQALWAMSVPIMSSQYGNTYPKSRMEVANPFNNTYRTSDDRWLIICVPDYDVYFRKMMGLFGREDVFDDEDISTIGNVLARKTQSKAIGIIGESMSKKTLAEWLKIFKENDVPCEKGALPSEILDDPQAWAIDGLRKVTYPSGNERVITTTPVRFESMGDPDAVIARGLGADTASVLKSCGYPEAAIDKMQQDKAIICG from the coding sequence ATGACAAGGCACAAACCGTTGGAGGGCGTCAGGGTTGTGGAGTTGGCTACCTATGCGGCGGCGCCTGCCGCGCTGCGCGTACTGGCCGACTGGGGGGCTGAAGTGTGGAAGGTAGAGTCGTTTGACGGCGATCCCTACCGCCGTCAGGCCCCGGTTTTTAACATTCCCCTGATGGAAGACGAAAACCTTTCCTTTGATATGACGAGCCTCAACAAAAAATTTGTGGCGCTCAATCTTAAGAACGCTGAGGGCATGAAAGCCCTGCACAGCATGCTGGAAAATGCCGATGTGCTGGTGACCAGCTTCCGGCAGAAGGCCTTGGACAAGCTGGGCCTCAGCTACGACGCCCTGAAAGAAAAGTACCCCCGTCTGGTCATGGCCCAGATGTTTGGCTATGGCGATAAAGGCCCCGAAAAAGATACCGCCGGCTATGACGTGACCTGCTACGTGGCACGTGGCGGTATCCTTGGATCTTTTCACGAACGTGGCACCTCGCCCATCAACGAGCCCAATGCCTTTGGCGATTATCAGGTGGCCCTTACCCTGGCTTCTGGTATTTGCGCAGCCCTGTATGCCCGCGAAAAAACCGGCAAGGGCGACCGTGTGGTTACCTCGCTGTTCCATCAGGCGCTCTGGGCCATGTCTGTGCCCATCATGTCCTCGCAGTACGGAAACACGTACCCCAAGTCGCGCATGGAAGTGGCAAACCCCTTCAACAATACCTACCGCACCAGCGACGACCGTTGGCTGATCATCTGCGTTCCTGACTACGACGTGTATTTCCGCAAGATGATGGGTCTTTTTGGGCGCGAGGATGTTTTTGACGATGAAGACATCAGCACCATCGGCAATGTGCTGGCCCGCAAAACCCAGTCCAAGGCCATCGGCATCATTGGCGAATCCATGAGCAAAAAGACCCTGGCCGAATGGCTGAAAATTTTTAAGGAAAACGACGTTCCCTGCGAAAAGGGCGCGCTTCCTAGCGAAATTCTTGATGATCCCCAGGCCTGGGCCATCGACGGCCTGCGCAAGGTCACCTACCCCAGCGGCAACGAACGCGTCATCACCACCACGCCCGTGCGCTTTGAAAGCATGGGCGACCCCGATGCCGTCATTGCACGTGGTCTTGGTGCGGATACCGCCTCTGTGCTCAAGTCTTGCGGCTACCCCGAGGCGGCCATCGACAAGATGCAGCAGGATAAAGCCATTATCTGCGGCTAG
- a CDS encoding acyl-CoA dehydrogenase family protein: MGKLSKAEFDAYLKQIRELSEGPFEELQKEIEVTNVFPKEFYELGIKNDLYRCSVPVEFGGWGLSEAEILRVQEEFSRGPGGIRMHLHYAMDLNWRPLYDYGTEELKKELMPGFQDRSVFTSWAVTEEKGGTGADIQSFAVRDGDDYVINGEKYLISHTDCCNYSYVTVVTNPEADKDHRLSTFMVPCDTPGYELTPMPHMMGCRGAGHTGQKFTNMRVNKKYLLGKEGQGLEIAIHSLSVSRVHIAASNLGMAQRMLELALKRAHDRVTFGKPIIERQAIRMKVADMATHVHALRTMVYDFAKDYENNPKGEYIEEKAAMCKLFSIWTTKVVSDEMLEIFGGIGYFEDCEYGPVERLYRDCRAMWLEEGTPTVQRITISRQAIKHGGVLGYSDFDA; this comes from the coding sequence ATGGGCAAGTTGAGCAAGGCTGAATTTGACGCGTACCTGAAGCAGATTCGCGAGCTGTCAGAAGGCCCCTTTGAAGAATTGCAGAAGGAAATCGAGGTAACCAACGTTTTCCCGAAGGAATTTTACGAACTGGGCATCAAGAATGACCTGTACCGCTGCTCTGTGCCCGTCGAATTTGGCGGATGGGGCCTCTCAGAAGCCGAAATTCTGCGCGTTCAGGAAGAATTCAGCCGTGGCCCCGGCGGCATCCGCATGCACCTGCACTATGCCATGGACCTGAACTGGCGTCCCCTTTACGACTACGGCACTGAAGAGCTGAAGAAAGAACTCATGCCCGGCTTCCAGGACCGCAGCGTGTTCACCAGCTGGGCCGTTACCGAAGAAAAGGGCGGCACGGGCGCCGACATTCAGTCCTTTGCCGTGCGCGATGGAGATGACTACGTCATCAATGGCGAAAAGTACCTTATCTCCCACACCGACTGCTGCAACTACTCCTACGTCACCGTTGTCACCAACCCCGAGGCCGACAAGGATCACCGCCTGTCCACCTTCATGGTGCCTTGCGACACCCCCGGCTACGAACTGACGCCCATGCCCCACATGATGGGCTGCCGTGGCGCTGGCCACACCGGCCAGAAGTTCACCAACATGCGCGTGAACAAAAAATACCTGCTGGGCAAAGAAGGCCAGGGACTTGAAATTGCCATCCACTCGCTTTCGGTTTCGCGCGTGCACATTGCCGCCAGTAACCTTGGCATGGCGCAGCGCATGCTCGAACTGGCCCTGAAGCGCGCCCACGACCGCGTGACCTTTGGCAAGCCCATCATCGAACGTCAGGCTATCCGCATGAAGGTTGCCGACATGGCCACCCATGTGCACGCCCTGCGCACCATGGTGTACGACTTTGCCAAGGATTACGAAAACAATCCCAAGGGCGAATACATCGAAGAAAAGGCCGCCATGTGCAAGCTGTTCAGCATTTGGACCACCAAGGTGGTCTCTGACGAAATGCTCGAAATCTTCGGTGGCATTGGCTACTTCGAAGATTGCGAATACGGCCCCGTGGAACGTCTGTACCGCGACTGCCGCGCCATGTGGCTGGAAGAAGGCACTCCCACCGTACAGCGCATCACCATCTCCCGGCAGGCAATCAAGCACGGCGGCGTTTTGGGCTATTCTGACTTCGACGCCTAG